One Stratiformator vulcanicus genomic window, TGTCGCGAACGGGCAATTATCACGAATGTTCGCGCCGATTGGCGGGTTATTGGCTGAATCTCTTCCGACTTTCGCGTTTGAACTACATCCTTCGAATTGTCCTTCACACCTACGAACAGCAAATCGCCTCGCGATTCCTACGGAGTTTCGTCCATGTCGCTGATGTCTCGCCTCTCGGCCGTGTCCTGGCTCGTCCTCCTTGCGACGGTGATCGCTGTCGGCTTCAACGATTTCGCTTGGGCCCAGGACGCCGATGGCGGTGCTGATCCCGGAGCCGCGGCTCCGGCTGAACCTGCCGCGCCGGCAGCCGTTCCTGCCGATGACGGAGCTGGCGGCGAGACGGAAGAAATCACGCAGGAGAGTTTTCTCTCTTGGATGATTCGGGCGTCGGGCGCGTTCGGCTTGGTGCTGCTGATCCTCTCGTTTGTGATGGTGGCCCTCATCATGATGAACATTCTGCAGGTCCGCCGGGCCAACATGCTGCCCGTCGATTTCATTGAAGACTTCGAAGGCAAATTGCAGGGCAAAGACTTTCAGGGCGCCTATGAGCTCGCCCGCACCGATGATTCGGTCATCGCCCGCGTCCTGGCAGCCGGTTTGGGCAAGCTGAACCGCGGCTACGCCGAAGCGGTCGAGGGGATGCAGGAGGTGGGTGAAGACGAGGGCATGGCGATGGAACACCGCTTGAGCTATCTCGCTCTGATTAGCGCGATCGCCCCGATGATCGGCCTGATGGGAACGGTCTGGGGGATGATTCAAAGTTTCCAGACGATCGCCCGCTCGACGACGCAACCAAAACCGGCCGAACTGGCCGACGGTATTTCGACGGCCCTGTTCACAACGCTTGAAGGTCTGATGGTGGCAATCCCCGCGATGGTCGCTTACAGCCTGCTCCGCAACCGCGTGAATCGATTTATGCTCGAGGTCGGAATCGTCAGTGAAGGACTGATGCAGCGGTTGAGCATGGCCGGCAAGGGCCGCCCTGCCTCCGGCGGCACGGCGGCAGCAACGTCGCCCGCAGCACCGCAGTCTTAACCGAGCCGGACAGAGCGTCGTCGACGAGGTCACCCGTCAGAGCATCAGCAATTCCACGTTCGCAAGCCGAATCGATCCATGAGAATTAAGAAGAAAGAAGCCGCGATCGCCGATGTCGATATGACACCGATGATCGACATCGTGTTTCAGTTGATCGCGTTCTTCATGGTGATCACGAACTTCGAAAACACGCGGGCCGATGAACGGGTGAAACTGCCGAAGGACGAACTGGCGAAGCCCCCGGAAATTGCCCGCGAAGATGACCTGTTGCTCAACATCGGATACATCCGCAATCAGCAGGGGGAGAAGCAGTCAGACGCCCTGCTCTTTTACGGCGATGGCGAAACCTACCCGGTGCTCGAAATCGGCCCCGTGTTGGAACGCGAGGTGAAGTACTTTAAAGACCTCGGGACGGAAGCGGACGACGTGACGATCGTGATCCGTTCCGACGCGGAGATTCCGACCGGCCTCGTTCAAGAGACGATTAAATTTTCGCAGGAAGCGGGCTTCTCCAAATTCGCGTTGAAGGCCACGCAAAAAGTCGAGTGACAATCTGACTTAAAACGTAGGGCGGGCTGTGCCCGCCACGTGTTACTTATTAACGGATCGATTCAACCCATCTGATCTCGGCGGGCACAGCCCGCCCTACCAATGCCGCAACATGAAGTTTCGACACTCCAATAAGAAGGCGGAGAAAATCGAGCCGCAGATGGCTCCGATGATCGACGTCGTCTTTCAGCTACTGATTTTCTTCATGCTCACGCTGAAAATCATTGAGCCGGAGGGAGACTTCAATATCAACATGCCGATCGGTCAGTCACAGGAATCGGCGAGCGAGCCGTTGCTGCCCGATATCAAGGTCCGCATGGTCGCGACACCCGACGGTGACTTGGCGAGCCTCGAATTGAACCGCCGGAAGCTGGGCAATGGTCCGGAGGCGTTCGAGCGACTCAACGGCGAAATTCTGCGGATTCTCGGCAATCCGAATGACCCGGCCAATGCCGATATCGAGGTCGAACTCGACGCGGATTATAACCTGAATTACCGCTACACGGTCGAAGCGATTTCCGCCGTGAGGGGCCGGCTCGACCCGTCGTCCGGGCAGGTTGTCTCGTACGTCGAGAAAATCAAATTCGCCCCGCCCCGTCGCCCCGAAGCCGGCGGCTAACGCGCGCCGCGATGACGCTCACCCCATCTCCAAAGCCCACGGGCCACGCCCCGTGGGTCCCACGATTGTGCTCACGCTGCGCGACTCTCCCGTCACGCCGCCCACAGCGCAACCGCATTGCCCACAATCACGACGATCAGCCCGAGCATCAACGCCGGCGTCGCCGTTGAAGCGGACTCGTCCTGCAAAAACCGTTGAAGCATCGAGAAGCGGTGGTCCGGTGGCAATGGTCACTCCGGCAGTGCTGGTTCGTGGGATGCGATCGATTACCGCGATCGAAATGATCGTAAGGGGGAGTCGTACCATTCGCCAGCACTGATCCTGTCGTCTTGTGAGATGGTTTCTCCGGCGTTAAGGTCGCCCGATTCGCTCACCTGTCTGACGATCTGACCTGTCATGTCACGTATCAACGTTACGGACCTCAAGGACGGCGACAACGTCGAAGAGGTCTACCTTCTGGCTGAAAAGTCTCTGCGAGCCAATCGCAATGCGAATCTCTATCTACTCGCTCAACTGCGCGATAAGACCGGCACAATCAGCGGTCTGCAGTGGAACGTGACGGAGGGGTCGACGGACGATTTCTCCGCGGGTGACTTCGTGCGGGCCAAAGGCAAGGTGCAGGTCTATCAGGGCGGCCTGCAGATGATCGTCACGGGGCTTAAGAAGTTCCCGGCCGACGGGCTTGACCCCGCCGACTTCCAACCGGAGCCCGGCGCGGATGTCACCAAGCTGCTGGAACGACTTCGGGAGATCATGCTGGGCGTCGGCGATCCGAACTTGAAGGCGGTGATGGAAGCCTTCCTGGCGGATGAAGAACTGGTCGCGTCGCTGTGCGCTGCGCCCGCGGGTATCAAGGCCCATCAT contains:
- a CDS encoding MotA/TolQ/ExbB proton channel family protein is translated as MSLMSRLSAVSWLVLLATVIAVGFNDFAWAQDADGGADPGAAAPAEPAAPAAVPADDGAGGETEEITQESFLSWMIRASGAFGLVLLILSFVMVALIMMNILQVRRANMLPVDFIEDFEGKLQGKDFQGAYELARTDDSVIARVLAAGLGKLNRGYAEAVEGMQEVGEDEGMAMEHRLSYLALISAIAPMIGLMGTVWGMIQSFQTIARSTTQPKPAELADGISTALFTTLEGLMVAIPAMVAYSLLRNRVNRFMLEVGIVSEGLMQRLSMAGKGRPASGGTAAATSPAAPQS
- a CDS encoding ExbD/TolR family protein, with protein sequence MRIKKKEAAIADVDMTPMIDIVFQLIAFFMVITNFENTRADERVKLPKDELAKPPEIAREDDLLLNIGYIRNQQGEKQSDALLFYGDGETYPVLEIGPVLEREVKYFKDLGTEADDVTIVIRSDAEIPTGLVQETIKFSQEAGFSKFALKATQKVE
- a CDS encoding ExbD/TolR family protein, which gives rise to MKFRHSNKKAEKIEPQMAPMIDVVFQLLIFFMLTLKIIEPEGDFNINMPIGQSQESASEPLLPDIKVRMVATPDGDLASLELNRRKLGNGPEAFERLNGEILRILGNPNDPANADIEVELDADYNLNYRYTVEAISAVRGRLDPSSGQVVSYVEKIKFAPPRRPEAGG